In the genome of Pelagibacterium nitratireducens, one region contains:
- a CDS encoding CrcB family protein, whose amino-acid sequence MSERMLVVAIAFGGAAGSMARFGLSLFAVSMIPGWFMAGTLAANIAGSALIGLIAAWSVRRLPSPILSGFLITGFCGGFTTFSAFSLEALLFAMSGAWAVALGYIAASIIGWMVAVWVGWSAGMALFAEKEAVAQTKS is encoded by the coding sequence ATGAGCGAGCGGATGCTTGTCGTTGCCATAGCGTTCGGCGGCGCCGCAGGCAGCATGGCCCGCTTCGGGCTGTCGCTTTTTGCCGTTTCGATGATCCCTGGCTGGTTCATGGCCGGTACGCTGGCCGCCAATATTGCGGGGTCGGCGTTGATCGGGCTGATTGCCGCCTGGTCGGTGCGCCGCTTGCCTTCTCCCATTCTCAGCGGGTTTCTGATCACCGGGTTTTGTGGGGGGTTCACGACGTTTTCGGCATTTTCGCTCGAAGCGCTGCTTTTTGCGATGTCGGGGGCGTGGGCCGTGGCGCTGGGATATATCGCAGCTTCGATTATCGGCTGGATGGTTGCGGTGTGGGTGGGCTGGAGCGCGGGGATGGCGCTGTTTGCGGAAAAAGAGGCGGTCGCCCAAACCAAATCTTAA
- a CDS encoding fluoride efflux transporter FluC, with protein sequence MNTSLFAVLCVGLGGGVGAVFRHIVSTIVAQKLGHGTFGILAVNVTGSLLIGLIGGFFLEPGVTGTPSELVWLLAVVGVCGGYTTVSSFSLQTLTLLREGQGGPALLNIGASLVLCLSATAIGFALIYSMGAMP encoded by the coding sequence ATGAACACTTCCCTATTCGCTGTTTTGTGCGTCGGCCTCGGTGGCGGTGTCGGAGCGGTTTTTCGCCATATTGTTTCGACGATCGTTGCGCAAAAACTTGGTCACGGGACCTTCGGCATTCTTGCCGTCAACGTGACCGGCAGCCTGCTTATTGGACTTATTGGCGGTTTTTTCCTGGAGCCGGGCGTGACGGGGACACCATCGGAGCTCGTCTGGCTGCTGGCGGTGGTCGGGGTGTGTGGAGGGTACACGACGGTTTCGAGCTTTTCGCTGCAGACCCTGACATTGCTGCGTGAAGGGCAAGGCGGCCCGGCGCTTCTCAATATCGGCGCTTCGCTTGTTCTGTGTTTGTCGGCCACCGCTATCGGTTTTGCGCTGATCTATTCAATGGGGGCCATGCCATGA